ATTCCGATAACCAGTGAAAGCAGAAAGTTTCCGTTCAGTGCTCCCCACATGGAAAGGAATCCCTCCTCTTTCAAAAGTTTCAGCGTCTTTAAATTCACCTTACTTATTGAATCTATCAATTCTTCGTAGATTCCTGAAATAAAAGCAATTGTTCCTCCGGAAACGCCTGGAACAACGTCAGCAGCTCCCATGGCCACACCTTTTAATCCAACTACAAAGTATTCTTTAAGGGTTCTCTTTCCCACAGTAAATTTCTAAAAATTAAGAGCCAAAGATAACCAAAATTGTGTTGAACACTCGGATTAAATTTAACCTTAAAATCAAAGGGGAAATAGAAGAATTTTAATCTTGAAACTTCTCGATCAAAAGTTTGACACTCTCAATATCCATCATCGTGGGAAAGATTTCAGAAGCGACGCTTAAGAAGTCTATATCCGATTTTAGTGATTTTTCGAAAAAGAACAAACCTTCCTTTTCTTTTTGAACCAGAAAATGCAATCCGGCGAGCCTGTAAGTGATCTCAGGCTCATCCTTGTAAGATTCTCTGGCATCGAGCAGGACCCTGATGGATTCATGAAACTCTCCTAAAAAATGGAGAACATCAGAAAGAGCAAGGTAGACTTCTATTCTATCGTCATGAAGACCAATACACTTGTAATAGGCACGAGCAGCCTCTTCAAATAAATTGAGTTTTAGGTTTATTTCTGCGAATTTGTGCCAGTATAAATTATTTTCTTCATCAATGCCCAGGGCCTTATTGATGTAAAAAAGAGCTTTGTGATAATTTTTATTACTGATGTAAATATCAGTCAGAGCGAGCCACCCCTTATCCAGTAGCGGATCTTCATTGACCGTTTTATTATAAAAATCAATGGCATCTCTTACAGAATTCAGTTTTTCGTAACATTTTCCAATTCGCAAATAGGCAAAAGAAGTTGGCGTATCCAGTTCCATAGTTTTATGATAAAACTGAATGGCCTCCTCATAGTGACCAAGTTCTTCCAGTGTTTTTGCCTTCTCAAGATGAGCACCTATAAATTCTTCATCAATTAATATAGAATATTCAAAAGCTTCAAGCGCTTTTTGATAATCATAAACAATATAGTATTGCCTACCTAACTGATGCCAGGCTATCTCACTGTAAGGCTCTTTTTCAATATAATTCTTCAGGTAATCTATGGCTTCATCATGCTTCTTCATCATATCGAAGCAATAAATTACGTTGTACAGCGAAGAATAATTTTCATATTCTACATCCAGGCTCTTGGCAAAATTAAAACGAGCTGTATCAAAATCTTCCAGAAATAAATATTCCATTCCGATCATGGATAAGATTTCTGCGTCATCATCCGCATAGATCAGAGCTGTTTTCAAATTATCCACGGCTAAATTATGCTTTCCTCTTTTAGAAAAAATTGTTGCCTTCTGTATATATATATCTTCATTTGAAGGTTCAATTTCCTGCAGCCTGTCAAGGATTTTTTCCGCTTTATCCAGGTTTTCATCGAGAATCAATAATTCAACCTGAATCAACTGAAGACTAACTGAAGTAGGATGCTGAGAAAGGCCAAGGTGTAGCGCTTTTTTTGCCAAAGAAAATTTGCCGCTGTCTACATAAAACAAAATAATCTCTTCAAATTCGTTGGAATCAAAAAAATATACACTGTTGGTTTTAAGCATCAATTCAAATTTTGATAAGGGTTGATTATCGTTATTATTTGAAAAGTGCTGCATAGAATGGCTTTTTAATTGATACTAAAATAATATCAATTGCGCCCCATGAGCGTTCTGCATTTAATTTTTCTTAACAATTTAATTAACACCCTGTAATTTTCTATGCTGTGACAAAAAAAACTGTAACTTTGTTTCATATTTAAAGCCTTCAATGCTACTATGGCCAGAAAGACCTTACTTAACGAAAAGGAAATCTTAATAATTCTTAATCGTTTAGCGTGCCAGCTCATCGAAAATCATCAGGACTTTAGTAATACCATATTAATCGGAATACAACCCAGAGGGGTATTTCTGGCTGATCGACTTGTAAAAATACTTCAGGAAGATTACCAGGTGAAAGATATAAAACTGGGTAAACTGGATATTACCTTTTTCCGCGATGATTTTAGAAGAAGAGAAGATCCATTGTCAGCCAGCACTACAAATATCAATTTCATTGTAGACAATAAAAATGTTGTTTTTATAGATGATGTTTTGTTCTCCGGCAGAAGTATCAGAGCTGCCTTAACGGCAATTCAGGCCTTTGGAAGACCAAAAAATATTGAATTACTGGTATTGATCGACAGAAGGTTCAGCAGGCACCTTCCAATACAACCCGACTATAAAGGCAGGCAGGTTGATGTGATCAAGGATGAGCAGGTCAAGGTAGAGTGGAAAGAAAATGAACAAAAAGACAGGGTTTGTATTGTGCGACCCGACACCGTATAGTGTGAAGCATAAAAAACTGAATATTAAAATTCAATTGCGACTTAGAAAATGGCGAAATTAAGTGTATCTCATTTACTTGGGATAAAACATCTGAATCTTGAAGACATTAATTTAATTTTCAACACAGCCGATCATTTTAAGGAGGTTATAAACAGACCCATCAAAAAAGTCCCCTCTTTAAGAGATATTACCATCGCCAACTTATTTTTCGAAAACAGTACAAGAACCAAGCTTTCATTTGAACTTGCTGAAAAAAGGCTTTCAGCAGACATCATCAATTTTTCAGCGGCTCAATCTTCTGTAAAAAAGGGGGAATCACTTATTGATACGGCAAACAATATACTTTCAATGAAGGTGGACATCATCGTTATGAGGCATCCCAATGAAGGTGCCGGTGATTTTCTTGCGAAACATGTGGATGCCAAAATTGTTAATGCCGGTGACGGCGCTCATGAACATCCAACTCAGGCCCTGCTCGATTCTTATTCGATAAGGGAGAAGCTTGGAGGTGTGAAAGGTAAAAAGGTGGTCATTGTTGGAGATATACTTCATTCAAGGGTGGCGCTTTCAAATATCTATGCCCTAAAACTTCAAGGTGCAGAAGTGATGCTTTGCGGACCTACAACCCTAATTCCGAAATTTATCACCAAACTTGGAGTACGTTATGAAAAAGACCTGAGAACAGCTCTAGAATGGTGTGACGTTGCAAATGTTTTAAGGGTGCAACACGAAAGAATGGATGTCAAATATTTTCCTTCGATCAGGGAATACACACAACTGTTTGGAATCAACAAAGAGCTATTAAACAGTATTGACAAAGACATCGTAATTATGCACCCTGGCCCCATCAACAGAGGAGTGGAATTGACCAGTGACGTGGCAGACTCCAAGCAGTCCATTATTCTGAATCAGGTTGAAAACGGAGTTGCCATACGAATGGCGGTGATCTATTTGCTCGCGCAGCAGATTAAAAGAGATTAAATTATGGAGATTATTAAAAATGAGAGTTACTATCAACTTATTCCTGAAAAAAGTGACGCAATGAGCGCGGAGGAGAGTTTAGAGAATTTTTATAATTCATTTAAAAAAAATTATGCTAACTTTAAGAAGATAAATCTTATTTTGGATTTTTCTAATATTATTAACATTGATTTAAATAAAATCTTGTTATTTTCGCCGTTAAGCGAAACTCAGAAATCTAATAATAAATCTTTTGTGATTGTTTGCAGTGGAATAGAGTTTGATCAGGTGCCGGATGAAATTGTTGTTGTTCCCACTCTGAAAGAAGCAGAAGACATCATTGAAATGGAAGATATTGAACGTGATTTAGGAATTTAAACAGACTATATGGTAAAAAAACTACTCTCTATTATTTTTTTATTAACCTTTTCTACAGCTCTTCTTGCTCAGGAAGATGATGCTAAAGATCTTGAGATTCTCGAGAACGCTTTGATTGGGATACACGAAGTTGTGGCATCTCCCAATCCCTTCAGTGTTTCTACCCGTATCAGATTTGAAGCCGATGAGGAATTCGAAATCGATTTTCTTGTCAAGGATTTGCTGGGAAATACCGTTTACGCGAAAAAGCAGGTCGCAAAAAAGGGTCATAATTCCATCACTTTCTACAGGGATGAGCTCGAGTCTGGTATTTATATTTATTCTATAAAAACCAAAACGAAAGTTGTTTCCAAGAGGATGGTGATTAAATGAGTTTAAGACTGACCATATTAGGTTGTCATTCTGCTACACCCAGAAGTCTAACATACACTTCATCTCAGTTTTTGGAGATGAATAATGAATGTTGTCTGATAGATTGTGGAGAAGGCACTCAGCGTCAATTGCGAAAATACAAGATAAAGTTTTCTCGAATTAAATATGTCTTTATTTCGCATTTGCACGGCGATCATTTTTTTGGCCTTATCGGTCTAATCTCCACGTTTAGTCTTTTAGGTAGAAATTCCGAACTTCACATATTTGGCCCAAAAGGATTAAAAGAAATCATTTTGTTACAGCTTAAACTTTCCAAATCATGGATGGACTTCCCCCTGCACTTTCATGAATTAATCAGCAAAGAAAGTGAATTGATCCTTGAAAATGATCGAATCAAAGTTTATACAATTCCCTTAAAACACAGGATCTACACGAATGGTTTTCTCTTCATGGAGCAACCTCAGCCAAGAAAACTTAATATGCCGGAAATTTCCAAATACAAAGAAATTGATATCTGTGACTATCAAAATCTGAAAAATGGAAAAGACTATGTGCTAAATGATGGAAAAATAATTCCAAATGAGGTACTTACCCTTGATCCTCCAAAACCATTAAGCTATGGTTATTGCAGTGATACTGAATACTACGAAGAAATTATTCCTCTTATTGAGCATATAGATCTGTTGTATCATGAAGCTACTTTTTTAGAAGAGCACCGTAGTCTTGCCGAAAAAACAAAACACAGCACCGCCTATCAGGCTGCAAAAATTGCCCAGCAGGCCCAGGTTAAAAGACTGCTCTTAGGGCACTATTCCAGCCGATATCCTTCTCTTGAGCTATTTTTAGAAGAGGCTGTTAAAATATTTAAAAACACGGAGCTGGCTGAAGCGGGCCATCAAATCGAACTCAGCAATTAAAA
This DNA window, taken from Lutimonas zeaxanthinifaciens, encodes the following:
- a CDS encoding tetratricopeptide repeat protein; this encodes MQHFSNNNDNQPLSKFELMLKTNSVYFFDSNEFEEIILFYVDSGKFSLAKKALHLGLSQHPTSVSLQLIQVELLILDENLDKAEKILDRLQEIEPSNEDIYIQKATIFSKRGKHNLAVDNLKTALIYADDDAEILSMIGMEYLFLEDFDTARFNFAKSLDVEYENYSSLYNVIYCFDMMKKHDEAIDYLKNYIEKEPYSEIAWHQLGRQYYIVYDYQKALEAFEYSILIDEEFIGAHLEKAKTLEELGHYEEAIQFYHKTMELDTPTSFAYLRIGKCYEKLNSVRDAIDFYNKTVNEDPLLDKGWLALTDIYISNKNYHKALFYINKALGIDEENNLYWHKFAEINLKLNLFEEAARAYYKCIGLHDDRIEVYLALSDVLHFLGEFHESIRVLLDARESYKDEPEITYRLAGLHFLVQKEKEGLFFFEKSLKSDIDFLSVASEIFPTMMDIESVKLLIEKFQD
- the pyrR gene encoding bifunctional pyr operon transcriptional regulator/uracil phosphoribosyltransferase PyrR; translated protein: MARKTLLNEKEILIILNRLACQLIENHQDFSNTILIGIQPRGVFLADRLVKILQEDYQVKDIKLGKLDITFFRDDFRRREDPLSASTTNINFIVDNKNVVFIDDVLFSGRSIRAALTAIQAFGRPKNIELLVLIDRRFSRHLPIQPDYKGRQVDVIKDEQVKVEWKENEQKDRVCIVRPDTV
- a CDS encoding aspartate carbamoyltransferase catalytic subunit → MAKLSVSHLLGIKHLNLEDINLIFNTADHFKEVINRPIKKVPSLRDITIANLFFENSTRTKLSFELAEKRLSADIINFSAAQSSVKKGESLIDTANNILSMKVDIIVMRHPNEGAGDFLAKHVDAKIVNAGDGAHEHPTQALLDSYSIREKLGGVKGKKVVIVGDILHSRVALSNIYALKLQGAEVMLCGPTTLIPKFITKLGVRYEKDLRTALEWCDVANVLRVQHERMDVKYFPSIREYTQLFGINKELLNSIDKDIVIMHPGPINRGVELTSDVADSKQSIILNQVENGVAIRMAVIYLLAQQIKRD
- a CDS encoding ribonuclease Z — encoded protein: MEIIKNESYYQLIPEKSDAMSAEESLENFYNSFKKNYANFKKINLILDFSNIINIDLNKILLFSPLSETQKSNNKSFVIVCSGIEFDQVPDEIVVVPTLKEAEDIIEMEDIERDLGI
- a CDS encoding T9SS type A sorting domain-containing protein, with amino-acid sequence MVKKLLSIIFLLTFSTALLAQEDDAKDLEILENALIGIHEVVASPNPFSVSTRIRFEADEEFEIDFLVKDLLGNTVYAKKQVAKKGHNSITFYRDELESGIYIYSIKTKTKVVSKRMVIK
- a CDS encoding ribonuclease Z; translated protein: MSLRLTILGCHSATPRSLTYTSSQFLEMNNECCLIDCGEGTQRQLRKYKIKFSRIKYVFISHLHGDHFFGLIGLISTFSLLGRNSELHIFGPKGLKEIILLQLKLSKSWMDFPLHFHELISKESELILENDRIKVYTIPLKHRIYTNGFLFMEQPQPRKLNMPEISKYKEIDICDYQNLKNGKDYVLNDGKIIPNEVLTLDPPKPLSYGYCSDTEYYEEIIPLIEHIDLLYHEATFLEEHRSLAEKTKHSTAYQAAKIAQQAQVKRLLLGHYSSRYPSLELFLEEAVKIFKNTELAEAGHQIELSN